From the Hevea brasiliensis isolate MT/VB/25A 57/8 chromosome 15, ASM3005281v1, whole genome shotgun sequence genome, one window contains:
- the LOC110655233 gene encoding ultraviolet-B receptor UVR8 isoform X1 encodes MADRYRLVSIEELPSHLILEIMTAGRLSAIDLVCLELTSKTFGGSHGLYPHKFKSMVDYAAFQLCVSHGVYNGMAWNAQKELFDRCGGNWKRVLRFLQAVEESSGMVETSAGNQMQITTGRYHTLLISNSSVYSCGSGLCGVLGHGPETTQCVAFTRISFPPLAHVVQVSASHNHAAFVLESGKVFTCGDNSSFCCGHRDMSRPIFRPRLVEALKGVPCKQVAAGLNFTVFLTRQGHVYSCGTNTHGQLGHGDTVDRPTPKIIESFEGVGSVIQIAAGPSYVLAVTDNGAVYSFGSGSNFCLGHGEQHNEFLPRVIQTFRRKGIHVVRVSAGDEHAVALDSSGFVYTWGKGYCGALGHGDEIDKTLPEPLNSLKSYVAVQVCARKRKTFVLVDSGHVYGFGWMGFGSLGFPDRGVSDKVMRPRILDSLRAYRVSQISTGLYHTVAVTSQGRIFGFGDNERAQLGHDTLRGCLEPTEIFVPELKADTCLASESE; translated from the exons ATGGCAGATAGGTATAGGTTGGTTTCGATTGAGGAATTGCCATCACATTTGATTTTGGAGATAATGACAGCAGGCAGGCTTAGTGCCATTGATCTTGTTTGTTTAGAGTTGACTTCTAAGACCTTTGGAGGGAGCCATGGGTTATACCCTCACAAATTCAAGTCAATGGTAGATTATGCAGCATTTCAGCTGTGCGTGTCACATGGCGTTTATAATGGGATGGCATGGAATGCCCAGAAAGAATTGTTTGATAGGTGTGGAGGCAATTGGAAGCGAGTCTTGAGGTTCTTGCAGGCTGTGGAGGAATCATCTGGCATGGTCGAGACTTCAGCAGGCAAT CAGATGCAGATTACAACTGGAAGGTACCACACGTTGCTGATCAGCAATTCATCTGTGTATTCATGTGGTTCTGGATTGTGTGGTGTTCTTGGCCATGGTCCTGAAACAACACAATGTGTAGCATTCACCAGGATTAGTTTCCCACCTTTGGCTCATGTGGTTCAAGTCTCAGCCTCCCACAATCATGCTGCATTTGTTTTGGAGTCTGGAAAG GTTTTCACATGTGGAGATAATTCATCATTTTGCTGTGGTCACCGAGATATGAGCCGCCCCATATTTAGGCCTAGGCTTGTTGAGGCATTGAAGGGAGTTCCTTGCAAGCAG GTTGCTGCGGGACTTAACTTTACTGTATTCCTCACAAGACAAGGTCATGTCTATAGTTGTGGGACCAACACACATGGGCAGCTTGGTCATGGTGACACAGTGGATAGACCAACACCCAAAATCATTGAATCTTTTGAAGGAGTCGGCTCTGTTATTCAGATAGCAGCTGGTCCCAGTTATGTCTTGGCTGTAACTGATAATGGAGCAGTTTACTCCTTTGGTTCTGGTTCTAATTTCTGTCTTGGTCATGGAGAGCAGCATAATGAGTTCTTGCCTCGTGTAATCCAGACTTTTAGAAGAAAGGGCATTCATGTGGTTCGTGTGTCAGCTGGAGATGAACATGCCGTGGCACTTGATTCCAGTGGATTT GTATATACGTGGGGAAAAGGTTATTGTGGTGCATTGGGCCATGGAGATGAGATTGATAAGACTCTTCCAGAACCCTTGAACAGCCTCAAGAGCTACGTTGCTGTGCAG GTTTGTGCAAGAAAAAGGAAAACATTTGTTCTGGTTGATAGTGGTCATGTTTATGGCTTTGGTTGGATGGGGTTTGGTAGCCTTGGTTTTCCTGATAGGGGAGTATCTGACAAAGTGATGAGACCTCGAATCCTTGATAGCTTAAGAGCGTATCGTGTTTCTCAGATCAGCACAGGTCTGTATCACACTGTTGCAGTCACTAGCCAGGGGCGGATATTTGGATTCGGAGACAATGAAAGAGCACAACTTGGGCATGACACATTGAGAGGATGTCTTGAACCAACTGAAATTTTTGTTCCTGAATTGAAGGCTGATACATGTCTCGCTTCTGAAAGTGAATGA
- the LOC110655233 gene encoding ultraviolet-B receptor UVR8 isoform X2, producing MADRYRLVSIEELPSHLILEIMTAGRLSAIDLVCLELTSKTFGGSHGLYPHKFKSMVDYAAFQLCVSHGVYNGMAWNAQKELFDRCGGNWKRVLRFLQAVEESSGMVETSAGNMQITTGRYHTLLISNSSVYSCGSGLCGVLGHGPETTQCVAFTRISFPPLAHVVQVSASHNHAAFVLESGKVFTCGDNSSFCCGHRDMSRPIFRPRLVEALKGVPCKQVAAGLNFTVFLTRQGHVYSCGTNTHGQLGHGDTVDRPTPKIIESFEGVGSVIQIAAGPSYVLAVTDNGAVYSFGSGSNFCLGHGEQHNEFLPRVIQTFRRKGIHVVRVSAGDEHAVALDSSGFVYTWGKGYCGALGHGDEIDKTLPEPLNSLKSYVAVQVCARKRKTFVLVDSGHVYGFGWMGFGSLGFPDRGVSDKVMRPRILDSLRAYRVSQISTGLYHTVAVTSQGRIFGFGDNERAQLGHDTLRGCLEPTEIFVPELKADTCLASESE from the exons ATGGCAGATAGGTATAGGTTGGTTTCGATTGAGGAATTGCCATCACATTTGATTTTGGAGATAATGACAGCAGGCAGGCTTAGTGCCATTGATCTTGTTTGTTTAGAGTTGACTTCTAAGACCTTTGGAGGGAGCCATGGGTTATACCCTCACAAATTCAAGTCAATGGTAGATTATGCAGCATTTCAGCTGTGCGTGTCACATGGCGTTTATAATGGGATGGCATGGAATGCCCAGAAAGAATTGTTTGATAGGTGTGGAGGCAATTGGAAGCGAGTCTTGAGGTTCTTGCAGGCTGTGGAGGAATCATCTGGCATGGTCGAGACTTCAGCAGGCAAT ATGCAGATTACAACTGGAAGGTACCACACGTTGCTGATCAGCAATTCATCTGTGTATTCATGTGGTTCTGGATTGTGTGGTGTTCTTGGCCATGGTCCTGAAACAACACAATGTGTAGCATTCACCAGGATTAGTTTCCCACCTTTGGCTCATGTGGTTCAAGTCTCAGCCTCCCACAATCATGCTGCATTTGTTTTGGAGTCTGGAAAG GTTTTCACATGTGGAGATAATTCATCATTTTGCTGTGGTCACCGAGATATGAGCCGCCCCATATTTAGGCCTAGGCTTGTTGAGGCATTGAAGGGAGTTCCTTGCAAGCAG GTTGCTGCGGGACTTAACTTTACTGTATTCCTCACAAGACAAGGTCATGTCTATAGTTGTGGGACCAACACACATGGGCAGCTTGGTCATGGTGACACAGTGGATAGACCAACACCCAAAATCATTGAATCTTTTGAAGGAGTCGGCTCTGTTATTCAGATAGCAGCTGGTCCCAGTTATGTCTTGGCTGTAACTGATAATGGAGCAGTTTACTCCTTTGGTTCTGGTTCTAATTTCTGTCTTGGTCATGGAGAGCAGCATAATGAGTTCTTGCCTCGTGTAATCCAGACTTTTAGAAGAAAGGGCATTCATGTGGTTCGTGTGTCAGCTGGAGATGAACATGCCGTGGCACTTGATTCCAGTGGATTT GTATATACGTGGGGAAAAGGTTATTGTGGTGCATTGGGCCATGGAGATGAGATTGATAAGACTCTTCCAGAACCCTTGAACAGCCTCAAGAGCTACGTTGCTGTGCAG GTTTGTGCAAGAAAAAGGAAAACATTTGTTCTGGTTGATAGTGGTCATGTTTATGGCTTTGGTTGGATGGGGTTTGGTAGCCTTGGTTTTCCTGATAGGGGAGTATCTGACAAAGTGATGAGACCTCGAATCCTTGATAGCTTAAGAGCGTATCGTGTTTCTCAGATCAGCACAGGTCTGTATCACACTGTTGCAGTCACTAGCCAGGGGCGGATATTTGGATTCGGAGACAATGAAAGAGCACAACTTGGGCATGACACATTGAGAGGATGTCTTGAACCAACTGAAATTTTTGTTCCTGAATTGAAGGCTGATACATGTCTCGCTTCTGAAAGTGAATGA
- the LOC110655232 gene encoding CBS domain-containing protein CBSX5 codes for MAVSLLAREVSDLCLGKPALRSLPLTATVAEALFALKNSDDNFLSVWSCDHTPKTVTGFQGDVDEDECICVGKVSIADVICYLCQDDNLLSPSSALKAPLSVLLPKIPGLVMHVEPSSSLLEVIDLILQGAQNLVVPIKTRLSSSNSRRKQQQKLLVTTNSPTTIHGGREFCWLTQEDIIRFLLSSIGLFSPIPALSIDSLGIISTDIITTDYHSPASSAVAAISRCLADQTSVAVVDGDEGILIGELSPLTLACCDETVAAAITTLSCGDLMAYIDCGGPPEDLVRVVMARLKQRDLEAMLQKFKNSTTSLVSLSSSSSSDEESGTTLYRSGKYSRSMSYSARMVRRAEAIVCHPKSSLVAVMIQAIAHRVNYVWVIEENCSLVGIVTFCNMLKVFREHLEPQPMAQKS; via the exons ATGGCAGTGAGCCTGCTTGCACGCGAGGTATCCGACCTCTGTCTAGGAAAGCCTGCACTGAGGTCTCTCCCGCTCACCGCCACTGTTGCAGAAGCTCTCTTTGCTCTAAAGAACTCTGATGATAACTTCTTAAGCGTCTGGAGTTGTGACCACACGCCTAAGACAGTTACTGGGTTTCAAGGGGATGTTGATGAAGATGAATGTATATGTGTTGGGAAGGTGAGCATAGCGGATGTCATATGCTATCTTTGCCAGGATGACAACTTGCTATCGCCTTCATCAGCCTTGAAAGCTCCTCTTTCTGTTCTGTTGCCTAAGATTCCTGGCCTTGTCATGCATGTGGAACCATCTTCGAG CTTATTAGAAGTAATTGATCTGATCCTTCAAGGAGCTCAAAACCTGGTGGTACCTATAAAGACTAGACTCAGTTCCTCCAATTCAAGAAGAAAGCAGCAGCAGAAACTCCTGGTAACAACCAACTCCCCCACCACCATCCACGGCGGCCGCGAATTCTGCTGGCTAACTCAAGAAGATATAATAAGATTCCTCCTCAGCTCCATCGGCCTTTTCTCTCCCATCCCAGCTCTCTCCATCGACAGTCTTGGCATCATCAGCACTGACATCATTACCACAGACTACCACTCCCCTGCTTCCTCCGCAGTTGCAGCCATTTCTCGCTGTCTGGCGGACCAGACTTCAGTCGCAGTGGTTGACGGCGACGAGGGTATCTTGATCGGAGAGCTGTCGCCACTCACACTAGCCTGCTGCGATGAGACAGTGGCAGCAGCCATCACGACCCTGTCCTGTGGGGATTTAATGGCCTACATTGATTGTGGAGGCCCCCCAGAGGACCTCGTCAGGGTAGTGATGGCAAGGCTGAAGCAGAGAGACCTCGAAGCTATGCTACAAAAATTCAAAAACTCAACAACATCACTCGTCTCACTATCTTCTTCGTCATCATCAGATGAGGAGTCTGGAACAACATTGTATAGGTCAGGGAAGTACAGTAGGTCAATGAGTTACTCTGCAAGGATGGTGAGAAGAGCGGAGGCAATAGTTTGCCATCCTAAAAGCTCACTGGTGGCAGTGATGATTCAGGCAATTGCACACAGAGTAAATTATGTGTGGGTTATAGAGGAGAATTGTAGCTTGGTTGGCATTGTTACATTCTGTAATATGCTGAAGGTTTTCAGGGAACATTTAGAGCCACAGCCTATGGCCCAAAAAAGCTGA